From one Paenibacillus sp. FSL K6-1330 genomic stretch:
- a CDS encoding CD3324 family protein, producing the protein MGHYKNGREVLPPELLQQIQQYIDGELLYIPKQSEQRAGWGELSGSKQRIESRNKEMYRAYCKGRSIEELERTYFLSGESVRKIISKLTRVGT; encoded by the coding sequence ATGGGCCATTACAAGAACGGAAGAGAAGTGCTTCCCCCCGAGCTGCTGCAGCAAATTCAACAGTATATAGATGGAGAATTACTCTACATACCGAAACAGAGCGAGCAAAGAGCCGGCTGGGGAGAGTTAAGCGGTTCCAAACAACGCATCGAAAGTCGAAATAAAGAAATGTATCGCGCTTACTGCAAAGGACGGTCCATTGAGGAATTGGAACGGACCTACTTCCTGTCTGGAGAAAGCGTGCGCAAGATCATAAGTAAACTTACCCGCGTAGGGACCTGA
- a CDS encoding DUF3221 domain-containing protein: MYKKKAFLICLCLCLLTACNGSSSDYETLIGVVKEIDIDNKKILVISGLKNEDLHEDSNVLIESKKYKDVLWVTGTDPAMFTVGEEIEIVYNSIEDSYPGQVTAKKINRLDR; encoded by the coding sequence ATGTATAAAAAAAAAGCATTTTTAATATGTTTATGTTTATGCTTACTAACTGCTTGTAATGGTTCAAGTTCTGATTATGAGACATTAATTGGTGTTGTTAAAGAGATTGATATAGACAATAAAAAAATCCTAGTCATTTCTGGGTTGAAGAATGAGGATTTACATGAAGATTCTAACGTCTTAATCGAGTCAAAAAAGTATAAAGATGTACTATGGGTAACTGGAACAGATCCTGCTATGTTTACAGTCGGTGAGGAAATTGAGATTGTATATAATTCTATAGAAGATTCATATCCAGGTCAGGTCACTGCGAAAAAAATCAATAGATTAGATCGTTAG
- a CDS encoding S1 family peptidase, which produces MKIKNLAFTFIVIISLIFSSGNVIANEVETDSYYSYLNELKFREEFGLKTQLSEDNIILFNNDKTDDSKFGIKLTRVEEEQLSLRIEHQLKKLPLVKNYLHTNNYENDTIVFIDQKLGGVLNVGIKNEDDKAKYESDLKQIYGDPTLINVFITKYTEQELIKLNERLLTLLNVEHNGVIITDTLINLPEQKVEVGVKNLDLEKRKVLEEEFNSDMLLIRESSLVRDQNRSLGYNPLQAGTSITNANGGLCTLGFMAKYPSTSSGYIITAAHCGSTGNNFKQGTNNVGSMGARIYGGNVDAAAIGISSLTYSNNLYTNNSRGGYFDLVQNSSNEFVGEMICISGASSSNNPVSCGVLKSKSVSYTIEGVNFTGLRSASYSSNPGDSGGPIYYSSILKGVHKGRYNGDGTYSHVGNVLSRLQMNAILN; this is translated from the coding sequence ATGAAAATTAAAAACTTAGCTTTTACATTCATAGTAATAATAAGTCTTATTTTCTCTTCGGGTAATGTAATTGCAAACGAAGTCGAAACTGATTCCTACTATAGCTATTTAAATGAATTGAAATTCAGAGAAGAATTTGGATTGAAAACTCAGTTAAGCGAAGATAATATAATTCTGTTTAACAATGACAAAACGGATGATTCTAAATTTGGTATTAAATTAACAAGAGTTGAGGAAGAGCAACTATCGTTACGTATTGAACATCAATTAAAAAAGTTGCCTTTGGTGAAAAATTACCTGCACACCAATAATTATGAAAATGATACTATCGTATTTATTGATCAAAAATTAGGTGGAGTCTTAAATGTTGGAATTAAGAATGAGGACGATAAAGCAAAGTATGAATCTGATTTGAAACAAATTTATGGTGATCCCACGTTAATTAACGTTTTCATAACTAAGTATACTGAGCAAGAACTGATTAAACTTAATGAAAGATTACTAACGCTATTAAATGTAGAGCATAATGGAGTGATAATAACTGATACATTGATAAATCTACCAGAACAGAAAGTAGAAGTAGGAGTCAAAAATCTAGATTTAGAAAAAAGAAAAGTGCTGGAAGAAGAGTTTAATTCTGATATGTTATTGATAAGAGAATCTTCATTAGTTAGAGATCAAAATAGAAGTTTGGGATATAATCCTCTTCAAGCCGGTACTTCCATTACTAATGCTAATGGTGGTCTTTGTACGCTTGGCTTTATGGCCAAATATCCAAGTACAAGTTCTGGATATATCATTACGGCAGCACATTGTGGAAGTACTGGAAATAATTTTAAACAAGGGACAAATAACGTTGGCTCAATGGGTGCAAGAATATACGGTGGTAATGTAGATGCAGCGGCAATTGGTATATCTTCATTAACATATAGTAATAATCTGTACACTAATAATTCAAGAGGAGGATATTTTGATCTTGTTCAAAATAGTAGTAATGAATTTGTTGGGGAGATGATTTGTATTTCAGGCGCTTCTTCATCTAACAATCCAGTTTCTTGTGGAGTGCTGAAAAGTAAATCTGTTTCTTACACGATTGAAGGTGTGAATTTTACAGGTTTAAGAAGTGCAAGTTACAGTTCAAACCCAGGAGATAGTGGAGGACCAATCTATTATAGTTCGATTTTAAAAGGCGTTCATAAAGGGAGATATAATGGGGATGGAACATATTCACATGTTGGCAATGTATTAAGTCGGCTTCAAATGAACGCCATATTAAATTAA
- a CDS encoding amidase family protein, whose product MIMDKKTWIVEATISDMQQAMAEGWMTSVELVQLYLERIGLYDGILRSVLEVNPEALQIAGELDRERKDQGARGLLHGIPILLKDNIDTGDRLHTSAGSIALADSFATKDSFVAAKLRKAGAVILGKSNMTEWANFMSSTMWAGYSSRHGLTLNPYGPGEMFIGGSSSGSGAAVAANLAAAAIGTETSGSIISPSSQNSLVGIKPTIGLVSRSGIIPITHTQDTAGPMTRTVEDAAILLSVIAGTDDLDEVTQIDPQKRVEDYTKFLDSKFLKKARIGIPRYYYNHLDRDRLKIVESAIEVLRDQGATIIDPVELPCQDTKWDANVLRYEFKKYVNDYLANLDASLPVHSLAEVIAYNEAHADAALKYGQGTLIWAEETSGTLTEAEYLESKQKNKEMAGTRGIDHVLQTYQLDALLFLGNEYGPDLAARAGYPSVTVPGGYAENGVIAPGGYITKGPQGITFIGTAYSEHVLIQLAYGFEQATQHRVPPKLSSQSSE is encoded by the coding sequence ATGATCATGGATAAAAAAACATGGATTGTGGAAGCAACCATTTCGGATATGCAGCAGGCGATGGCAGAGGGTTGGATGACTTCAGTTGAGCTAGTTCAATTGTATCTGGAGCGGATCGGGTTATACGATGGAATTCTTCGTTCGGTTCTTGAAGTGAACCCTGAAGCGCTGCAAATTGCCGGGGAGTTGGATCGGGAGCGCAAAGACCAGGGAGCAAGAGGATTGCTGCACGGGATTCCCATCCTGCTCAAAGACAATATCGACACCGGGGATCGGCTGCATACGAGCGCCGGCTCCATCGCCCTTGCGGATTCGTTTGCCACGAAAGACTCTTTTGTTGCAGCGAAGCTGCGTAAGGCGGGTGCTGTTATTTTGGGTAAGAGCAATATGACCGAGTGGGCGAATTTCATGTCATCGACGATGTGGGCCGGATACTCATCAAGACATGGACTTACGTTAAATCCATACGGCCCTGGCGAAATGTTCATTGGAGGTTCAAGCTCAGGCTCCGGTGCTGCGGTGGCGGCGAATTTGGCTGCAGCGGCCATCGGGACGGAAACATCCGGATCGATTATCAGCCCTTCCAGCCAGAACAGTCTGGTTGGCATTAAGCCGACGATCGGACTGGTAAGCCGGTCAGGTATCATCCCCATCACCCATACGCAGGATACGGCCGGTCCGATGACCAGAACGGTGGAAGATGCCGCAATTCTGCTTAGCGTGATCGCGGGAACCGATGATTTGGACGAAGTGACCCAGATAGATCCCCAAAAAAGGGTTGAGGACTACACGAAGTTTCTGGATTCAAAGTTTTTGAAGAAAGCTCGAATCGGGATTCCCCGATACTACTATAACCACCTGGATCGGGATAGACTAAAAATTGTAGAGTCCGCCATTGAAGTGCTGCGGGATCAAGGAGCCACTATTATTGATCCGGTGGAGCTGCCTTGCCAGGATACCAAGTGGGATGCCAATGTCCTTCGCTATGAGTTCAAGAAATATGTCAATGATTATTTGGCGAACCTAGACGCGTCTCTGCCGGTTCATTCGTTGGCTGAAGTTATCGCTTATAATGAGGCACACGCCGATGCTGCCTTGAAATATGGACAGGGGACATTGATTTGGGCCGAGGAGACGAGCGGTACGCTAACCGAAGCAGAGTATCTTGAGAGCAAGCAGAAGAATAAAGAAATGGCGGGAACGAGAGGGATTGACCATGTTCTGCAGACATATCAGCTGGACGCCCTGCTGTTTCTGGGTAATGAATATGGACCAGATTTGGCTGCCCGGGCAGGGTATCCATCGGTTACCGTTCCCGGCGGTTATGCCGAGAATGGCGTCATTGCACCTGGAGGCTATATTACGAAGGGACCACAGGGCATTACGTTCATCGGGACGGCATATAGCGAGCACGTACTGATCCAATTAGCTTACGGCTTTGAGCAGGCTACCCAGCATCGGGTTCCACCAAAGCTTTCATCCCAGTCATCAGAGTAA
- a CDS encoding ABC transporter ATP-binding protein, protein MKYANLMFEVMKQVYRVSPRMFTRSTMIYLLQAFLPVAQIYVTAQVINAITGVLTRGEAPINALYWLALQLMAMLIGIVLASLQKYTERKMNAYVSFWFNLQVSEKLSKLPFVFFESPESYDKLQRALRNLNICGINMVFYMFSIAQSVITLVGLLILLFSFHYILPIVMLLLIIPLLIIQKKEGTSRFVVIHQQTASSRMAAYMNQLLQTKEAAKEIRLFHAKDYLLNKWRGIYFKNTYEMLGVERKNMKNRLIVESAVTIFSFSILAVFIWIASRVKLTIGSYVALYQAVQDTRYSIQNISQNIGQIYHDGLFIHELFEFLDTPVPQTDQALPMDTPLREGIDVEGVTFRYPNQKQPVLEDLTIRIKPGEKIAIVGENGAGKSTLVKVMLGLYEPTHGVVRYDGVPIQDYDPASFRSRVTAVFQDFYRYELTLEANIALREIDPDDRQAHYQLNDAMEKASMTSLADSLQDGVTTQLGTRFSGGRELSQGQWQKVAIARAFYRDFEVIYLDEPTAAVDPLTESAIFENLMSMTDGKTAIFISHRLGSCRHADRILVLKDGRIVEEGRHEELIEQGAHYAEMFNKQAQWYR, encoded by the coding sequence ATGAAATATGCAAACCTGATGTTTGAGGTTATGAAGCAGGTGTACCGTGTCTCACCACGCATGTTTACTAGATCTACGATGATATATTTACTCCAAGCTTTTCTACCTGTAGCACAGATTTACGTTACAGCTCAAGTCATAAACGCCATTACCGGCGTTCTTACTCGGGGCGAAGCTCCAATCAATGCATTATATTGGCTGGCTCTTCAACTGATGGCTATGCTGATTGGCATTGTGCTGGCTTCCCTTCAAAAGTATACCGAGCGAAAGATGAATGCTTATGTCTCCTTCTGGTTTAACCTTCAGGTATCTGAGAAGTTAAGCAAGCTTCCGTTCGTATTCTTTGAATCTCCAGAAAGCTATGACAAGCTGCAGCGGGCTCTGCGCAATCTGAATATCTGCGGTATTAACATGGTGTTCTACATGTTCTCGATTGCACAGAGCGTCATTACGCTGGTCGGTTTGCTCATTCTATTGTTTAGCTTTCATTACATATTGCCTATTGTCATGCTGCTTCTGATCATACCACTGCTGATCATCCAGAAGAAAGAGGGCACTTCCCGATTCGTGGTGATCCATCAGCAGACCGCTTCATCCAGGATGGCGGCGTATATGAACCAGCTGCTGCAGACGAAGGAAGCGGCCAAGGAAATCCGGCTGTTTCATGCTAAAGACTACTTATTGAACAAATGGCGGGGCATCTATTTCAAGAATACGTATGAAATGCTGGGCGTCGAACGGAAAAATATGAAGAATCGCCTGATCGTGGAATCGGCCGTCACGATTTTTTCTTTTAGTATTTTAGCTGTATTCATATGGATCGCCTCCCGCGTCAAACTAACCATCGGCAGCTATGTCGCGCTCTATCAAGCGGTACAGGACACCCGTTATTCCATACAAAACATCAGTCAGAACATCGGGCAAATCTATCATGACGGCTTGTTCATCCACGAACTGTTTGAATTTCTGGATACGCCGGTTCCGCAAACGGATCAAGCCCTGCCGATGGACACGCCTTTACGGGAAGGAATCGATGTGGAAGGCGTAACATTTCGATATCCGAATCAGAAACAGCCTGTTCTTGAGGATTTGACGATTCGCATCAAGCCCGGAGAGAAGATCGCGATTGTCGGTGAGAACGGTGCGGGGAAGAGTACCCTCGTAAAAGTTATGCTGGGACTATATGAACCGACGCATGGCGTCGTGCGTTATGACGGCGTCCCGATACAGGATTATGATCCTGCGAGCTTTCGCAGTAGAGTAACGGCGGTCTTTCAAGATTTTTACCGATATGAATTGACCCTTGAGGCCAACATAGCGCTGCGGGAGATTGATCCGGATGATCGCCAAGCGCATTACCAATTGAACGATGCCATGGAAAAGGCATCGATGACCTCACTTGCGGATTCGCTGCAGGATGGTGTTACAACCCAGCTTGGAACGCGTTTCTCGGGAGGGCGTGAACTGTCTCAGGGCCAATGGCAGAAGGTAGCGATCGCTCGGGCGTTCTATCGGGATTTCGAAGTGATTTATCTGGACGAGCCGACAGCAGCAGTAGACCCGTTGACGGAATCCGCCATTTTCGAGAATCTGATGTCCATGACCGATGGCAAAACTGCCATATTCATATCCCACCGATTGGGAAGCTGCAGACATGCGGACCGCATTCTTGTCCTTAAGGATGGGAGAATCGTCGAAGAGGGAAGACACGAGGAGTTAATTGAGCAGGGTGCCCACTATGCCGAGATGTTCAACAAGCAGGCTCAATGGTATCGGTAG
- a CDS encoding MauE/DoxX family redox-associated membrane protein, which produces MSALCLMYLSLIFVFSGVSKLLSLADFRMTIERLQLPAGHLPIVAVLICTAEIAAGVGLLFSWSRMLAQIVIFILLAGFGYAVYQARIVQKQVITCSCFGSWSNETLGRNTVVKVACLGLLNALIWLFSEPVNPLSMPVQEAVLTLLSSVGIAAISLIALNVYTLDSIQARGE; this is translated from the coding sequence ATGAGTGCGCTATGCCTAATGTATCTGAGCTTGATTTTTGTGTTTTCGGGAGTGTCGAAACTGTTGTCGTTAGCGGATTTCAGGATGACAATCGAACGACTGCAGCTGCCTGCAGGTCACTTACCGATTGTAGCTGTTCTCATTTGCACCGCTGAGATCGCAGCTGGGGTAGGTTTATTGTTTTCCTGGAGCAGGATGCTTGCGCAAATTGTGATTTTTATTTTGCTGGCAGGGTTCGGCTACGCTGTTTACCAAGCAAGGATCGTGCAGAAACAGGTGATAACATGCAGCTGCTTCGGCTCATGGTCTAATGAGACTCTCGGCAGGAATACGGTTGTTAAAGTTGCATGCTTAGGTTTATTAAATGCGCTAATTTGGCTTTTTTCAGAACCCGTGAATCCACTCAGTATGCCGGTCCAAGAGGCGGTTCTCACCTTGCTGTCCTCCGTCGGGATTGCCGCTATTTCGTTAATCGCATTGAATGTTTATACTCTTGATTCCATACAGGCGAGGGGAGAATAA
- a CDS encoding DUF4183 domain-containing protein — translation MQIQIRLSNHHPKGIQGLPGSVIVPEIIVIPTTLRNFYVLMSEVNLDVPFVIPVQQFTDDDGNHTFQSIEVGPNTTSTFYINGMIQEGRIYTLTPGSLTLYSPGDVLLAGTPILLEVLYLTVQVVA, via the coding sequence GTGCAAATCCAGATCCGATTATCCAACCATCATCCGAAAGGCATCCAAGGATTACCCGGTAGCGTGATTGTGCCGGAGATCATTGTAATACCGACCACGCTTCGTAATTTTTACGTTTTGATGTCCGAAGTTAATCTGGATGTTCCCTTTGTCATACCTGTCCAGCAATTTACGGATGATGACGGAAACCATACATTTCAGAGCATTGAGGTCGGTCCGAACACCACATCAACGTTTTATATCAATGGCATGATTCAGGAAGGCCGAATATACACCCTCACGCCGGGATCACTAACCTTGTATTCTCCCGGCGATGTACTCCTGGCCGGCACGCCGATCTTGCTGGAGGTTTTATACCTCACCGTTCAGGTGGTGGCTTAA